Proteins found in one Gordonia sp. PDNC005 genomic segment:
- a CDS encoding MaoC/PaaZ C-terminal domain-containing protein, whose translation MMSTVTYTSLPGPAQIYPKAVAAMLPVIGKPARVSADAVVPDTVHRIENVRIDLDQLADYCHATGLPFGSTVPVTYLFVLQFPLAMSAMVDPKFPLGAIGSVHIENTIERFRAIGVDEPLTIETHAENLREHRKGLLVDMISEFFVGRERVARQTSTFLKQQRTSLSGGERGPAPKETAAPSPDRVLSVDLGLIRKYAEASGDRNPIHMADVTAKAFGFNQAIAHGMWTAAASLANIEGALPGAVVYSVRFGKPILLPAKVNAYASHADGGYDVSVLNRKKGYPHLTGTVRRIG comes from the coding sequence CTGATGTCGACAGTCACCTACACGTCGCTGCCTGGACCTGCGCAGATCTACCCGAAAGCCGTCGCAGCGATGCTTCCGGTGATCGGCAAGCCCGCGCGGGTCTCGGCGGACGCCGTGGTCCCCGACACCGTGCACCGCATCGAGAACGTGCGGATCGACCTCGACCAGCTGGCCGACTACTGTCACGCGACCGGACTTCCGTTCGGCTCGACAGTGCCGGTCACGTACCTGTTCGTGCTGCAGTTCCCGTTGGCCATGTCGGCGATGGTGGACCCGAAGTTCCCGTTGGGCGCAATCGGTTCGGTGCACATCGAGAACACGATCGAACGGTTCCGGGCGATCGGCGTCGATGAGCCGCTGACCATCGAGACGCACGCGGAGAACCTGCGCGAACACCGCAAGGGACTGCTGGTCGACATGATCTCGGAGTTCTTCGTCGGGCGTGAGCGGGTCGCACGGCAGACGAGCACGTTCCTCAAGCAGCAGCGCACCAGCCTGTCCGGCGGCGAACGCGGACCGGCGCCCAAGGAGACGGCTGCGCCGTCGCCCGACCGAGTGCTGTCGGTGGACCTCGGACTGATCCGCAAGTACGCGGAAGCATCCGGCGACCGGAACCCGATCCACATGGCTGACGTCACCGCGAAGGCCTTCGGGTTCAACCAGGCGATCGCGCACGGCATGTGGACGGCGGCCGCGTCACTGGCGAACATCGAGGGCGCACTGCCCGGCGCAGTCGTCTACTCGGTGCGCTTCGGCAAGCCGATCCTGTTGCCCGCCAAGGTGAACGCATACGCGTCACATGCCGACGGCGGCTACGACGTTTCGGTTCTCAACCGCAAGAAGGGCTACCCGCACCTGACGGGAACCGTCCGACGAATCGGCTGA
- a CDS encoding 3-oxoacyl-ACP reductase, with the protein MAGNTDLYSSFVNSGPGGFIASRVGLPQPPHLRRYSPSAPALGGPVLLGGQGRLVEPIREILTAGDDYTLVENNTGGRSADKLGAAVFDATGITKAAELEQLFEFFTPVMRSAGNSARFVVIGTTPELTAGPDEQIAQRALEGFTRSLGKELRNGATAQLVYVSPKAKTGLSGLESTLRFLLSAKSTYVDAQVIRVGDANGAKVANWDKPLEGKVALVTGAARGIGATIAEVLSRDGAHVICADIPAAGEALSETANRVGGTALPLDVTAADAGQKVAEHVLERHGGLDIIVNNAGITRDKLLANMDSGRWNSVIGVNLIAPQTLVNELVERDALRKGGAVVDVSSIAGIAGNRGQTNYGASKAGVIGLVDAYAPILGKKGITINAVAPGFIETAMTAAIPLATREVGRRMNSLQQGGQTVDVAETVAYFANPASNAVTGNVVRVCGQSLLGA; encoded by the coding sequence GTGGCAGGCAACACCGATCTCTACTCGTCTTTCGTCAACTCCGGCCCCGGCGGATTCATCGCCAGCCGCGTCGGCCTCCCCCAGCCGCCGCACCTCCGCCGCTACTCGCCGTCCGCACCGGCACTCGGCGGCCCCGTGCTCCTCGGCGGTCAGGGACGCCTCGTCGAACCGATCCGCGAGATCCTCACCGCCGGTGACGATTACACGCTCGTCGAGAACAACACCGGCGGCCGGAGCGCAGACAAGCTCGGCGCCGCAGTCTTCGACGCGACCGGCATCACCAAGGCCGCCGAGCTCGAGCAGCTCTTCGAGTTCTTCACCCCCGTCATGCGTTCGGCTGGCAACTCCGCGCGCTTCGTGGTCATCGGCACCACACCCGAGCTCACCGCGGGCCCCGACGAGCAGATCGCTCAGCGCGCACTCGAGGGCTTCACCCGCTCACTCGGCAAGGAACTCCGCAACGGCGCGACCGCACAGCTCGTCTACGTCTCGCCGAAGGCCAAGACCGGCCTGTCCGGCCTCGAGTCGACACTGCGCTTCCTGCTGTCGGCCAAGTCGACGTACGTCGACGCCCAGGTGATCCGCGTCGGCGACGCCAACGGCGCCAAGGTCGCGAACTGGGACAAGCCGCTCGAGGGCAAGGTCGCCCTGGTCACCGGTGCCGCACGCGGTATCGGCGCCACCATCGCCGAGGTCCTCTCACGCGACGGCGCGCACGTCATCTGCGCCGACATCCCCGCAGCAGGCGAGGCACTGTCCGAGACCGCCAATCGTGTCGGCGGCACCGCGCTCCCCCTCGACGTCACCGCAGCGGACGCGGGCCAGAAGGTCGCCGAGCACGTCCTCGAACGCCACGGCGGTCTCGACATCATCGTGAACAACGCGGGCATCACCCGCGACAAGCTGCTCGCCAACATGGACTCGGGCCGTTGGAACTCGGTGATCGGCGTCAACCTGATCGCACCGCAGACCCTCGTCAACGAGCTCGTCGAACGCGACGCACTCCGCAAGGGTGGCGCCGTCGTCGACGTCTCGTCGATCGCAGGCATCGCGGGCAACCGTGGGCAGACCAACTACGGCGCATCGAAGGCGGGCGTCATCGGTCTGGTCGACGCCTACGCCCCGATCCTGGGCAAGAAGGGCATCACCATCAACGCCGTCGCGCCGGGCTTCATCGAGACCGCGATGACCGCTGCCATCCCGCTCGCCACCCGCGAGGTCGGGCGCCGCATGAACTCGCTGCAGCAGGGCGGTCAGACCGTCGACGTCGCCGAGACCGTTGCGTACTTCGCCAACCCGGCCAGCAACGCCGTCACCGGCAACGTGGTCCGCGTCTGCGGTCAGAGCCTCCTGGGCGCCTGA
- a CDS encoding acetyl-CoA C-acetyltransferase gives MVPEYSGEPVASFTPRKPETRQLRPVAIVGGNRIPFARQDKAYATVSNQEMFTAALQGLVSRFNLQGEQLGMVAGGAVLKHSRDFNLIRESVLGSGLSPYTPAFDLQQACGTGLQAIAAVADGIASGRYDVAVGGGVDTTSDAPIGVSEDMRRQMLEVNRAKSTPDRIKAALGLVAKLGIEIPRNGEPRTGMSMGEHAAITAKEFGISRADQDELAAASHQKMAAAYDRGFFDDLITPFHGLTRDENLRPGSTVEKLATLKPAFGVSLGDATMTAGNSTPLTDGASTVLLASDEWAAEKKLPVLAYLVDTETAAVDYVNGPDGLLMAPTYAVPRLLERNGLTLQDFDFYEIHEAFASVVLCTLQAWESDEYCRERLGLDKALGSIDRSKLNVNGSSLAAGHPFAATGGRIIAQAAKQIKENGGGRALVSICAAGGQGVTAIVEG, from the coding sequence ATGGTCCCCGAGTATTCAGGAGAACCCGTGGCATCGTTCACGCCCCGCAAGCCGGAAACCCGTCAGCTGCGTCCCGTCGCCATCGTCGGCGGCAACCGAATCCCGTTCGCTCGCCAGGACAAGGCATACGCGACCGTCAGCAACCAGGAGATGTTCACCGCGGCTCTGCAAGGTCTGGTGAGCCGTTTCAACCTGCAGGGTGAGCAGCTCGGCATGGTCGCGGGTGGTGCGGTGCTCAAGCATTCGCGCGACTTCAACCTGATCCGCGAGTCCGTCCTCGGCTCGGGCCTCTCCCCGTACACGCCCGCCTTCGACCTCCAGCAGGCGTGCGGAACCGGACTCCAGGCGATCGCGGCCGTGGCCGACGGCATCGCCTCGGGTCGCTACGACGTCGCGGTCGGCGGCGGCGTCGACACCACTTCCGACGCCCCGATCGGCGTGTCCGAGGATATGCGTCGCCAGATGCTCGAAGTGAACCGCGCCAAGAGCACCCCGGATCGCATCAAGGCCGCACTCGGCCTCGTCGCGAAGCTCGGCATCGAGATCCCCCGCAACGGCGAGCCCCGGACCGGCATGTCGATGGGCGAGCACGCCGCCATCACGGCCAAGGAGTTCGGCATCAGCCGCGCCGACCAGGACGAATTGGCGGCCGCCAGCCATCAGAAGATGGCCGCAGCCTACGACCGCGGCTTCTTCGACGACCTGATCACCCCGTTCCACGGACTCACCCGCGATGAGAATCTCCGTCCCGGCTCGACCGTCGAGAAGCTCGCCACCCTCAAGCCCGCGTTCGGCGTGAGCCTCGGCGACGCGACCATGACCGCAGGCAACTCGACGCCGCTCACCGACGGCGCGTCGACCGTCCTGCTCGCCAGTGACGAGTGGGCCGCGGAGAAGAAGCTTCCGGTGCTCGCCTACCTGGTCGACACCGAGACCGCGGCCGTCGATTACGTGAACGGCCCGGACGGCCTGCTCATGGCGCCGACGTACGCCGTTCCGCGTCTGCTCGAGCGCAACGGCCTCACTCTGCAGGACTTCGACTTCTACGAGATCCACGAGGCGTTCGCCTCGGTCGTGCTGTGCACACTGCAGGCCTGGGAGTCGGACGAGTACTGCCGCGAGCGCCTCGGCCTCGACAAGGCACTCGGCTCGATCGACCGCAGCAAGCTCAACGTGAACGGCTCGTCGTTGGCCGCGGGCCACCCGTTCGCAGCCACCGGCGGACGCATCATCGCGCAGGCCGCGAAGCAGATCAAGGAGAACGGCGGCGGTCGTGCCCTCGTCTCCATCTGCGCCGCCGGCGGCCAGGGCGTCACCGCGATCGTCGAAGGCTGA
- a CDS encoding VanW family protein, which translates to MKRRVGAWGWVARGLLAAIMLTALVFAFDYALGHGKTARGVQIAEFDLGGKSDDQARAILQQISVVAHGPITVRTDSGSAAIDPAELGAAFDVEGTLARLKEQPANPFTRLAALFGAHRDVAPVVDINRASFDKALDARRSTLEKAAVEGGVHFDGLRPVADYPATGMRIDRDAGVIAVGEHWLEGGPLDLAMEPFSPTVGRATVDATVADVAPQVTASPLRLKGRGRDIVLTPRELGALVTFVADGKGGLVPHVKAADAKKSLSARTDRTESEPVSATFRLVGGSPKVVPSVEGAKVDWDKTAEAIAAAAVADDRSIDVEYTVSKPKLTTSAAKRLGVTEVVSEFTTGGFSGPSGENIRIVADKVDGAVVLPGKTFSLNGYTGPRGAAQGYVESGIIDHGRPSTAVGGGISQFATTLYNAAYFAGLQDVDHTEHAYYISRYPEAREATVFEGLIDLKFKNDTKHGVFIETQWSSSSVTVRLWSTKTRDVESITGDRTLPTSPETVTVPRGDDCIASSGLPGFTASDTRVIRDHRTGREINRHTRTVRYAPEPVVRCR; encoded by the coding sequence ATGAAGCGTCGTGTCGGCGCGTGGGGATGGGTCGCGCGAGGACTCCTCGCCGCGATCATGCTGACAGCTCTCGTCTTCGCATTCGACTACGCCCTCGGTCACGGCAAAACCGCCCGCGGTGTGCAGATCGCGGAGTTCGATCTCGGTGGCAAGTCGGACGACCAGGCGCGGGCAATCCTCCAGCAGATCTCCGTCGTCGCGCACGGACCGATCACAGTGCGCACCGACTCGGGTTCGGCCGCGATCGATCCCGCCGAACTCGGTGCGGCATTCGACGTCGAGGGCACACTCGCGAGGCTCAAAGAGCAGCCCGCGAATCCGTTCACCAGGCTCGCCGCGCTTTTCGGGGCGCACCGCGATGTGGCGCCTGTCGTCGACATCAACCGTGCGTCGTTCGACAAGGCGCTCGACGCCCGACGGTCCACCCTTGAGAAGGCCGCGGTCGAAGGCGGTGTCCACTTCGACGGCTTGCGTCCGGTCGCCGACTATCCGGCCACTGGAATGCGCATCGATCGAGACGCCGGAGTGATCGCGGTCGGCGAACACTGGCTGGAGGGCGGCCCGCTTGATCTCGCGATGGAGCCGTTCTCCCCGACCGTCGGCCGGGCCACCGTCGACGCCACTGTCGCCGATGTCGCGCCGCAGGTCACAGCGTCGCCGCTCCGGCTCAAGGGGCGGGGGCGCGACATCGTCCTGACGCCCCGAGAGCTCGGGGCGCTCGTCACGTTCGTCGCCGACGGCAAGGGCGGCCTCGTCCCACACGTGAAGGCGGCAGATGCGAAGAAGTCGCTGTCTGCTCGTACCGATCGCACCGAGAGCGAACCCGTCAGTGCAACCTTCCGACTGGTCGGCGGTTCACCCAAGGTGGTGCCGTCCGTCGAGGGTGCGAAGGTGGACTGGGACAAGACCGCCGAGGCGATCGCGGCGGCGGCCGTCGCGGACGACCGGTCGATCGACGTCGAATACACGGTCTCCAAGCCGAAACTCACCACGTCGGCGGCCAAACGACTCGGAGTCACCGAGGTGGTCTCCGAGTTCACCACCGGCGGTTTCAGTGGTCCGTCGGGCGAGAACATCCGCATCGTGGCGGACAAGGTCGACGGCGCCGTCGTCCTTCCCGGTAAGACGTTCTCCCTCAACGGGTACACCGGTCCGCGCGGTGCCGCGCAGGGGTACGTCGAGTCGGGGATCATCGATCACGGCAGGCCGTCCACGGCGGTCGGCGGCGGTATCTCGCAGTTCGCGACGACGCTCTACAACGCCGCGTACTTCGCCGGCCTGCAGGATGTGGACCACACCGAGCACGCCTACTACATCTCGCGATACCCGGAGGCTCGCGAAGCGACAGTCTTCGAGGGGCTCATCGACCTCAAATTCAAGAATGACACCAAGCACGGAGTCTTCATTGAGACGCAGTGGTCGTCGTCGAGCGTGACCGTCCGGCTCTGGAGCACCAAGACCCGCGATGTCGAGTCGATCACCGGTGACCGCACGCTGCCGACGTCGCCCGAGACGGTCACCGTTCCGCGCGGCGACGACTGCATCGCCAGCAGTGGGCTCCCCGGCTTCACAGCGTCGGACACGCGCGTGATCCGCGATCACCGCACCGGCCGTGAGATCAACCGACACACGCGGACCGTCCGATACGCGCCGGAGCCCGTCGTCCGCTGTCGTTGA
- a CDS encoding SDR family NAD(P)-dependent oxidoreductase: MDITGASAIVTGGASGIGAAAARRLANRGAKVVIADLKAEDGEALAAEIGGAFVNVDVTNTEQIEAAIAKALELGPLKAVVNSAGVGWAQRTIGKDGEYSSAHDLDLYKKVIGINLIGTFDVVRLTATAMSRNEAGPSNERGAIVNLASVAAFDGQIGQAAYSSSKGGVVGMTLPVARDLSAVGIRLNTIAPGLIDTPIYGTGEASEAFKAKLGESVLFPKRLGVPDELASMVEELITNSYMNAEVVRVDGGIRMPPK; encoded by the coding sequence ATGGACATCACTGGAGCAAGTGCAATCGTTACCGGCGGCGCGTCGGGTATCGGCGCGGCAGCTGCCCGTCGTCTCGCGAACCGCGGCGCCAAGGTCGTCATCGCCGACCTCAAGGCTGAAGACGGCGAGGCCCTGGCGGCCGAGATCGGCGGCGCGTTCGTCAACGTCGACGTCACCAACACCGAGCAGATCGAGGCGGCCATCGCCAAGGCTCTTGAGCTCGGCCCGCTGAAGGCCGTCGTCAACTCGGCCGGTGTCGGCTGGGCGCAGCGCACCATCGGCAAGGACGGCGAGTACTCGTCGGCACACGACCTCGATCTGTACAAGAAGGTCATCGGCATCAACCTCATCGGCACCTTCGACGTCGTGCGGCTCACCGCCACCGCGATGAGCCGCAACGAGGCCGGCCCGTCGAACGAGCGCGGCGCCATCGTCAACCTCGCGTCGGTCGCCGCCTTCGACGGCCAGATCGGCCAGGCCGCCTACTCGTCGTCGAAGGGCGGCGTCGTCGGCATGACCCTGCCCGTCGCCCGTGACCTGTCGGCTGTCGGCATCCGCTTGAACACCATCGCCCCCGGCCTGATCGACACCCCGATCTACGGCACCGGCGAGGCGTCGGAGGCCTTCAAGGCGAAGCTCGGTGAGAGCGTCCTCTTCCCGAAGCGCCTCGGCGTGCCGGACGAGCTGGCCTCGATGGTCGAAGAGCTCATCACCAACTCGTACATGAACGCCGAGGTCGTCCGCGTCGACGGCGGCATCCGGATGCCCCCGAAGTAG
- a CDS encoding ACT domain-containing protein: MRNLVLSVIGDDRPGLVSALSDAVASNGGNWERSQLAQLAGKFAGIVVVAVPADQADGLVAAVTGLEGLLEVAVHSGDGATSREGEWTGLTIGVLGNDRTGIVQELSAALGASGVTIENLTTGTREAPMAGGMLFEAELHVMVPPSVDLDAVRADLERIAAELLVDLNLD, encoded by the coding sequence ATGCGGAATCTCGTGTTGTCGGTGATCGGTGACGATCGTCCAGGTCTGGTGTCGGCGCTCTCGGATGCAGTCGCGTCCAATGGCGGTAACTGGGAGCGGAGCCAGCTGGCTCAGCTCGCCGGAAAGTTCGCAGGCATCGTTGTGGTGGCCGTTCCCGCTGATCAGGCTGACGGCTTGGTCGCCGCAGTCACCGGTCTCGAGGGGCTTCTCGAGGTGGCGGTTCACTCGGGCGACGGCGCGACGTCGCGTGAAGGCGAGTGGACCGGCCTGACGATCGGCGTCCTCGGCAACGACCGGACCGGAATCGTGCAAGAACTGTCCGCCGCACTCGGCGCGAGCGGAGTGACCATTGAGAACCTGACCACCGGTACCCGCGAGGCGCCGATGGCAGGCGGGATGCTCTTCGAGGCCGAACTCCACGTGATGGTGCCGCCGAGCGTGGATCTCGACGCCGTTCGCGCCGATCTCGAACGGATCGCTGCCGAGCTCCTCGTCGACCTGAACCTGGACTGA
- a CDS encoding MFS transporter: protein MTATATGTGVSPSTTVHPQRWSFALLLSLLALALGVSGLPSPLYPIYQQEWHLSPVSITIVFAVYAIGALGSALTVGPISDAVGRKPVLITALLAILGGLGLFLIATSEWQLIVARFLHGGAIGAITVVAGAALLDVRPHGGARNGMLSGVALNVGIAITVFGAAAAAQWAANPLRIPFAIVGVVVAVMLVAVIVLIEPHTEKTGARIRIQKPSVPTPMLADFWFSGIGILSAWSVLGVFLSLYPALTQHSTGHTSIIFVGIVVAVMAAASAVSQWVGGRYDPRTSAVVGHIGMIVSLGGAVWALNSGSTAFVLLDSIALGVAFGLAFGGSLRHLNDVTPADARGRVMSAYYLLGYLAMGIPTVIAGALASQYGTAEVFPWFAGAISVACLGAAVMGTLGARR, encoded by the coding sequence ATGACTGCCACTGCCACCGGGACGGGCGTCTCGCCGTCCACCACGGTTCATCCGCAGCGCTGGTCGTTCGCCCTCCTCCTCTCGCTCCTGGCTCTCGCGCTCGGCGTCTCCGGACTCCCGTCGCCTCTGTACCCGATCTACCAGCAGGAGTGGCACCTCAGCCCGGTGTCGATCACCATCGTGTTCGCCGTCTACGCGATCGGAGCCCTGGGCTCAGCGCTCACCGTCGGACCGATCTCGGACGCCGTCGGTCGCAAACCGGTCCTGATCACCGCGCTCCTCGCGATCCTCGGCGGCCTCGGGTTGTTCTTGATCGCGACGTCGGAGTGGCAGCTGATCGTCGCGCGCTTCCTGCACGGCGGCGCCATCGGAGCGATCACGGTTGTCGCGGGCGCAGCACTGCTCGACGTCCGACCGCACGGCGGCGCCCGCAACGGCATGCTCAGCGGCGTGGCTCTGAACGTAGGCATCGCGATCACCGTGTTCGGGGCGGCCGCAGCGGCTCAGTGGGCGGCGAACCCGCTGCGCATCCCGTTCGCGATCGTCGGTGTTGTCGTCGCCGTGATGCTCGTCGCCGTCATCGTCCTCATCGAACCGCACACCGAGAAGACCGGTGCCCGCATCCGGATTCAGAAGCCGTCGGTGCCCACCCCCATGCTCGCCGACTTCTGGTTCTCCGGCATCGGCATCCTCAGCGCGTGGTCGGTGCTCGGCGTGTTCCTCAGCCTCTACCCCGCCCTGACCCAGCATTCGACGGGACACACGTCGATCATCTTCGTCGGGATCGTGGTCGCAGTGATGGCCGCGGCGTCTGCAGTCTCCCAGTGGGTCGGCGGCCGCTACGATCCCCGCACGTCCGCGGTCGTCGGGCACATCGGCATGATCGTGTCGCTCGGCGGCGCGGTGTGGGCCCTGAACAGCGGCTCCACCGCGTTTGTGCTGCTCGACTCGATCGCGCTCGGCGTGGCATTCGGTCTCGCATTCGGCGGGTCGCTCCGCCATCTCAACGATGTGACACCCGCCGACGCTCGCGGTCGTGTGATGAGCGCGTACTACCTGCTCGGATACCTCGCGATGGGCATTCCCACGGTGATCGCCGGCGCGCTCGCGTCGCAGTACGGCACCGCCGAAGTGTTCCCGTGGTTCGCCGGGGCGATCTCGGTCGCCTGCCTCGGCGCCGCAGTCATGGGCACTCTCGGCGCACGTCGCTAG
- a CDS encoding metalloregulator ArsR/SmtB family transcription factor, producing MTSSDTATVEPVADLHAVLSALADPVRLEMARRLQHVDSLSCSELYDTVTKATASHHFKILREAGVLQRRAAGQSARYSLRSADVEAVFPGLLTAVLSAADVDRETD from the coding sequence ATGACGAGCAGTGACACCGCGACGGTGGAGCCGGTCGCCGACCTGCACGCCGTCCTGTCCGCCCTCGCCGACCCGGTGCGCTTGGAGATGGCGCGCCGCCTGCAGCACGTCGACTCGCTGTCGTGCTCGGAGCTGTACGACACCGTCACCAAGGCGACGGCCAGTCACCACTTCAAGATCCTGCGGGAGGCCGGAGTGCTGCAGCGTCGCGCCGCCGGACAGAGCGCCCGATACTCTCTGCGGTCGGCGGACGTCGAGGCGGTGTTCCCCGGACTGCTCACAGCGGTCCTGTCCGCTGCCGACGTCGATCGCGAGACCGACTGA